In one Natronosalvus amylolyticus genomic region, the following are encoded:
- a CDS encoding YqcI/YcgG family protein, producing MNEEGVQVLLDQDTLEARVEAGEVPDWVAAHYESFTEGLLGTRNDSPFPCYFGVESVRKGWPLYTAVESMTDPDALFSLGETILEYLEVYEDHSEQASLVTFFKPPERELSEREYHEALWHILQVLHAHDPEPWPADIPTDTDTNTWEFCFGGEPMFPTCRAPFYDTRKSRYCPIGLEITFQPRALFDGITADTKAGQRAREVIQGRLEDYDGVCPHADIGDWGVEGDREWVQYMLSSDESQSPDSCPMRVTREHPKGPVVIGD from the coding sequence TACAGGTACTGCTCGATCAGGACACCCTCGAGGCGCGGGTCGAGGCCGGCGAGGTTCCCGACTGGGTGGCTGCCCATTACGAGAGTTTTACCGAGGGGCTGCTCGGTACGCGAAACGACAGTCCGTTCCCGTGTTACTTCGGCGTCGAATCCGTCCGCAAGGGCTGGCCACTGTACACGGCCGTCGAGTCGATGACCGACCCCGACGCACTGTTCTCGCTGGGTGAGACCATCCTCGAGTATCTCGAGGTGTACGAAGACCACAGCGAACAGGCCTCCCTGGTCACCTTTTTCAAACCGCCTGAACGCGAGTTGAGCGAGCGAGAGTATCACGAAGCGCTCTGGCACATCTTGCAGGTGCTTCACGCCCACGACCCGGAACCCTGGCCAGCGGACATCCCCACGGACACGGACACGAACACCTGGGAGTTCTGCTTCGGCGGGGAGCCGATGTTTCCAACCTGTCGGGCCCCCTTCTACGACACCCGAAAGAGTCGCTACTGCCCCATCGGCCTCGAGATAACGTTCCAGCCGCGAGCCCTCTTCGACGGTATTACGGCCGACACGAAGGCCGGACAGCGCGCTCGCGAGGTGATTCAGGGTCGACTCGAGGACTACGACGGCGTCTGCCCCCACGCCGATATCGGCGACTGGGGTGTCGAAGGCGACCGCGAGTGGGTCCAGTACATGCTCTCATCTGACGAGAGTCAGTCACCAGACAGTTGCCCGATGCGAGTGACGCGCGAGCATCCGAAAGGCCCGGTCGTTATCGGCGATTGA